From the Candidatus Peregrinibacteria bacterium genome, one window contains:
- a CDS encoding PrsW family intramembrane metalloprotease has product MILPIFLALLPAIFWLVIWYKKDKKEPEPKQMILLSFCLGFLAALPFFILQWQVEHSPNLLFLWNNFSAFLLFPAIIGTIALAFLEETAKHFAVLRLGSRLRIHFNQIVDGIIYSVSAALGFAFAENIAYFFTLLTYYSTSSPEFWNIYAFRSLGTLLGHTLFSGVFGLFWGHAFLSQSVTSKHSVSVKSFFRKVLETLRFHIIFSHILQARQSLRGHEKSDLVREALFLATIIHVLFNLLLMAKLFGHSLTFLVVPLLLFLFVFLGKQFLVPRNVRILHPIET; this is encoded by the coding sequence ATGATTCTCCCCATTTTTCTTGCTCTTCTTCCTGCCATTTTTTGGCTCGTTATTTGGTATAAAAAAGACAAAAAAGAACCCGAACCAAAACAAATGATTCTCCTTTCATTTTGTCTTGGGTTTCTGGCGGCACTCCCCTTTTTTATTCTTCAATGGCAAGTTGAGCATTCTCCAAATCTCCTTTTCCTTTGGAATAATTTTTCTGCTTTTCTCCTTTTTCCTGCCATTATTGGAACCATAGCACTCGCATTTTTAGAAGAAACTGCAAAGCATTTTGCAGTCCTTCGCCTTGGAAGTCGTCTTCGTATTCATTTTAACCAGATCGTAGACGGTATTATCTATTCTGTTTCTGCGGCACTCGGTTTTGCGTTTGCAGAAAATATTGCCTATTTCTTTACCCTGCTCACATATTATTCAACCTCTAGCCCTGAATTTTGGAATATATACGCTTTTCGAAGTCTTGGAACTCTCTTAGGACACACACTCTTTTCGGGGGTTTTTGGGCTCTTTTGGGGACATGCATTTCTCTCACAATCTGTTACTTCAAAACATTCGGTCTCCGTAAAGAGTTTTTTTCGAAAGGTGTTAGAAACTTTGCGATTTCATATTATTTTTTCGCATATTCTCCAAGCAAGACAATCTCTCCGCGGACATGAAAAAAGTGATCTCGTCCGAGAGGCACTCTTTTTGGCAACTATTATTCATGTGCTTTTCAATCTTCTTCTTATGGCAAAACTCTTTGGACACTCCCTTACCTTTCTTGTCGTGCCACTTCTTCTTTTTCTTTTTGTCTTCCTCGGAAAGCAATTTCTTGTTCCGAGGAATGTTCGCATTCTTCATCCGATAGAAACATAG
- a CDS encoding glycosyltransferase family 2 protein, whose translation MKSAPLFSVGIVFHEQENMLPRAISSLLQQSFPHFELLLRDQSPSGSASEWLQKRIPKEMEDSRIRLFQGENLFHSGGHNALIHKMCGTAYCCASNDMEYDNRLLEVFANSLQAHPEVDIFVPKLFRWEKGRIQKIDSCGIGLTKSNFFFDIGHEMPDSEQYNIQREVFGGSGALFCVRKDALESIRNGSEYFDELLHYKNDVDLMYRFQWLGKKSLFLPEAIAWHARHARKNGKKSVFIKESSLFGQIVLLRKHVWKKLPFSVQIFSGIRILLVLMVLLVTSPKILFRVFTVLKTKEKEIRKKTALISKTVPPEQICSFFERI comes from the coding sequence ATGAAAAGCGCCCCCCTCTTCTCGGTCGGCATTGTTTTTCACGAGCAGGAAAACATGTTGCCACGAGCCATATCCTCTCTTCTACAACAATCATTCCCCCATTTTGAGCTTTTACTTCGTGATCAAAGCCCTTCAGGAAGTGCTTCTGAATGGCTTCAAAAAAGAATTCCAAAAGAAATGGAAGACTCTCGTATTCGTCTTTTTCAAGGAGAAAATCTCTTTCATTCTGGGGGACACAATGCACTCATACATAAAATGTGTGGAACCGCCTACTGTTGCGCTAGCAATGATATGGAATATGACAATCGGCTTTTAGAAGTATTTGCAAACTCACTTCAAGCGCATCCTGAGGTTGATATATTTGTGCCAAAGCTTTTTCGCTGGGAAAAAGGAAGGATACAAAAGATCGATTCCTGCGGTATTGGACTTACAAAATCGAATTTTTTCTTCGATATTGGTCATGAAATGCCAGATTCGGAGCAATACAATATACAACGAGAAGTATTTGGCGGAAGCGGTGCGCTATTTTGTGTTCGAAAAGACGCACTCGAAAGTATTCGAAACGGAAGCGAGTATTTTGACGAACTCTTGCACTACAAAAATGATGTAGATCTCATGTATCGATTTCAATGGCTTGGAAAAAAGTCCCTTTTTCTTCCAGAGGCAATAGCATGGCATGCGAGGCATGCGCGAAAAAATGGGAAGAAGTCTGTTTTTATAAAGGAATCATCACTCTTCGGACAGATTGTTCTTCTTCGAAAACACGTCTGGAAAAAGCTCCCTTTCTCCGTTCAAATATTCTCGGGTATACGCATTCTCCTTGTGCTCATGGTTCTACTTGTAACATCTCCCAAAATCCTTTTTCGTGTTTTTACAGTACTCAAAACAAAAGAAAAGGAAATCAGAAAAAAAACGGCATTAATTTCAAAAACAGTTCCTCCAGAACAGATATGCTCTTTTTTCGAGAGAATATGA
- a CDS encoding DsbA family protein — protein MKMVLAKGMSLLSFVVILSACTAPTEGQQGKGLSEDQVRKIVDERVQKLLEESSKNPEGMTDEQFFAKVEKGIDQYIQKQEEDAKKAQEQETQRIENYSIDDDPGIGDPNAPVTIIEFSDFQCPFCGRHFQEVYSQIKEKYIDTGKVRYVFRDLPLIQLHQNAMSASVAANCALQQGGEEAYFKFHDEFFLNQQSLGEQFYKDTAKKFNLNMDDFDACIVANDTSEIENDMKDAQSYGMTGTPGFLINGWPIRGAYPFDAFQEIIERELSAGTEK, from the coding sequence ATGAAAATGGTTCTCGCAAAAGGGATGTCCCTCCTTTCTTTTGTTGTAATCCTCTCTGCATGTACCGCGCCCACAGAAGGTCAACAGGGAAAGGGGCTCTCAGAAGATCAAGTTCGGAAAATTGTAGACGAACGTGTTCAAAAATTGCTCGAAGAATCCTCTAAAAATCCAGAGGGTATGACTGATGAGCAGTTTTTTGCAAAGGTAGAAAAAGGTATTGATCAGTACATCCAAAAACAAGAAGAGGATGCGAAAAAGGCTCAAGAGCAAGAAACACAACGCATAGAAAATTATTCTATTGATGATGATCCAGGGATTGGTGATCCTAATGCACCAGTAACAATTATTGAATTCTCCGACTTTCAGTGTCCATTTTGCGGACGCCACTTTCAGGAGGTGTATTCTCAGATAAAGGAAAAGTATATTGATACAGGAAAAGTACGCTATGTTTTTCGGGATCTCCCCCTCATCCAGCTTCACCAAAATGCCATGTCAGCATCAGTTGCTGCGAATTGTGCACTTCAGCAGGGCGGAGAAGAAGCCTATTTTAAATTTCACGATGAATTCTTTTTGAACCAACAGTCACTTGGGGAACAGTTTTATAAGGACACAGCAAAAAAGTTTAATTTAAATATGGATGACTTTGACGCCTGTATTGTCGCAAATGATACTTCTGAGATTGAGAACGACATGAAAGATGCGCAGTCCTACGGAATGACCGGAACTCCAGGGTTCCTCATCAATGGCTGGCCAATTCGTGGTGCATACCCTTTTGACGCATTTCAGGAGATTATCGAGCGAGAACTTTCAGCGGGAACAGAAAAATAA